In Gemmatimonadaceae bacterium, the following proteins share a genomic window:
- a CDS encoding molybdopterin-dependent oxidoreductase, with protein KGVPMSKLIGLVKPTAAARTVVFFSFGEGLYGGGYYETQRFEDVLQPQCLLALEMNQRPLPDVYGAPLRLRVENQLGYKMVKWVERIEFIESEKQMGEGEGGKNEDDEYFDLLPNI; from the coding sequence GGAAGGGGGTGCCCATGAGCAAGCTCATCGGTCTCGTGAAGCCGACCGCAGCGGCACGCACGGTTGTCTTCTTCTCGTTTGGCGAAGGACTGTACGGCGGCGGGTACTACGAGACGCAGCGCTTCGAGGACGTCCTTCAACCGCAGTGTCTGTTGGCGCTCGAGATGAATCAGCGACCGCTTCCGGATGTCTATGGGGCGCCCCTGCGGCTCCGTGTCGAGAACCAACTCGGATACAAGATGGTCAAATGGGTCGAACGGATCGAGTTCATTGAATCCGAGAAGCAGATGGGCGAAGGGGAAGGCGGCAAGAACGAAGACGACGAATACTTCGATCTGCTGCCAAACATCTGA